ttACTGAAGGCGATTCTCAGGTCCTACTTGGATGGAGTGTAACAAGACTGGCAATTTTCCCCATGgagaatattttttattttctcaaacaTTATGAGGCTTATATATAGCTCGAGTTTGGTCCGATTGGTCATGTCTATGGACAGGCAAATCTTATTGTAGATGAAGTTGCTAAGAAAGGGTATAATAGAGATAATAATTGCATTTGATATTGTAATTGTCTTAAATTTATGGCATTAAAATCATTGTACCCTAGAAAGAATTTATGAATTCGATGGGGATCCTtgtatcattaaaaaaatgataattaaGATTCTTAATGATACAATATAATACTTGATGTCTAAAAGTTGAAATCCTCCTCTCACTTGTCAAAATTTCACATTGTAACTTGTGACAAATATGacaattaaaatgaaattagaCGTTGTAAAAGGACTCACTAGTCTAGTAATTTTTAGCAATTGTGTCTCTAATCAATGTACTGGGTTGGAGTCATAGCATCAgtatagtgtgtgtgagtttagtatattattatccctctaaataaaaaaaatcctaaaaaaatatattaaaatgttCTTGGAAAGTTTAAGTGCGGCTCACACTTGTTGTTTTGGATGATATAATGAATGCTTGTGGAAAGTTTAGTTCTTGAAATCTTTTTACAAATGATACAAAGttcttttgccttttgccTTTTGCCTTTTGGCCGCGGATTCTTTCACGCGAGGTttagaacaaaaagaaagcattGACTTTCATAACTTTTGATCTACAACTGCTTGGGGTCACTTTGCATATTCTCTCTTAACTTAACCAGAGAAACAATGTTATCCCCGTTACTAGTAAGTTGTTTTTATAACCATTGGAATATGTTCTAAAAGTTAGTACTttaccattaaaaaaaaaacaaaataaaaaaaacaggagCAAGACATGAAGCTAGAGAACTTTTATGGTCTCCATTTCAAGTCCCACGGAGAAGGAATTAACTTCTTGTTCTGGTCATCATCTTGAAATGGACAAATTTTCAGGAGCGATGCAAATCATGaccaaaaatatgtaataaaaaattttgtgAAGAAGGCGGATTTCCTTAGAAGCCGGCCCTGCACTAGCTAAGGCTTGTTTCGTTTGTCGGGTTGGatcatttcattttatataaattaaaatgcaTGTGTTAGTAAATGACCAAAGCACTCCCTAAACACAACTCACATGGCGTAACATGACTGGTGACTGAGAACATACAAACTCTTCACAGCCATCTGGTCCCTCTCTCTGGTCATATAAAACTGAGTGACCTCCCATAGCGTTTCCTGGAGATTTCTTAGAACAATCATTCCTTCTTTGCatccaaacccaaaaatccaagGCCTCTGATCTCCGTAATTCATatatctctttttctctcctaaATTCATATGACTGTCAAAATGCAAAACAAGTCTTGTTTACTTCTTTTCTTAGTTCTCATTCTTTCTTGCTTCATAGCTCAAATCCTTGGGAACAAGCAATCACAAGCACTTGCTCAGCTTTACAAGTCCAAGTTGAAGGAAGGTGCAGGCATCGACACAAGCCAATTCAAGGCAATTCTTCACGACAATGGAGCCAAAATTCATCCTCAGGAGGGGTTGAAGGAGAAGGACAGGATTGATAGCTTGCCTGGACAACCCCATGTGAATTTCTCTCAGTATGGTGGGTATGTTACAGTGGATAAAGAAGCAGGTCGTGCACTCTTTTACTATTTTGTTGAGGCGGAGAAGGCTAAGGATTCCTCACGTCTTCTTCTATGGCTCAATGGAGGTAAATTACTTTCCTACTCTTGCAATGTAGTCAGCGTCAACAGCTCAATGATGCTGGTATAATTTGTCATTGCTAGGAAAATTCTGTGTGGTTGATTGTGATCTCCTCTTTGTCCGTGCATAcattctttcctttaattctattgtttttagttttttgggTATTTAAAGGGATGAAAATATATCCCATTAAACCACCAAGAGTGCCCAGTAGTTTGTCCGTCATTTGGGTAAGGTTCTGAGGTTCGGTTGGATTTGCTCCCCAGTTTGAGTCCAGGCAATTGCAACACCTGGTGGCTAGCAGCAGGCTCAGTTCCGCGAGTAGGAATTAGTCGAGGTGCTCATAAGCTGGCCCGGACACCTCAtggtatttaccaaaaaatatatatataaatcccaacaaaataaatgaaaatttcacGATTCTAGTTTGGTACTAGCCACTCTAACCACTCTTTGTAGTGTACCACACGTTTGCATGATGGTTGCTAGTTTTCTTTGGCTGGAGGTGACCCAATATTGTATTCATCAATTATTGATAGTACCGAAAATAATAGTTCTTATTAACCAAAGGGTTAATAATCTATAGTTCTTATTCATCAATTGTATCAATTATAATATAATGACTTTGGTCAAGCAACCACGGCATTGTGATCATGGCTCAAACACACATGGATCACTGTTAATCGTAATTtatgctagaatttacatccaTCAATCACTGACAATGATTCATGCACGACGGACAAACTGCCCTCCTTCGTATTTTCTTtaacaataattaattaccattactcattattttaaatatttttattgttagaAACATTTCAACTTTCATTCACATTCCCCAGGTGGCTTCCTGCCTCCCTCTTTAATTTGCGGAATGGCTGGGCTAACAAATCCCAGAATTCACTCTTGCGGAGGATATCCCGGCGCTCAAGCTGTAGCTGTATATTTTTCAGTAGgggaaatataaaaaaattttaaaattcaacgTTGACAAAGTTCTTGGTTGATAACGTGCAGCTCAATTATTTATCATTAATATAATGaatctaatttttttggtagagagagagaccctGAAGACTATAACTTCCTCTTGCATTAAGCTCTGTGAATTGGATCCAGTGACATTATCTATTAGTTTGATGGcaatttaataattatattacCTGTGTGTCTATAATTTAAACGTTGCAATGACTTAATGTCTTGACAGGACCTGGATGTTCTTCTCTTGGCTATGGAGCAATGCTAGAGCTTGGACCGTTCCGAATCCACAGCGATGGAAAAACACTTTACagaaacagattttcatggAACTATGGTAAATCTAACACAGTTAAAAGGGACTAAAGTATGATTTTCGAAGTTTAAAGAAATtgatccttttttctttttttttttccagctgCTAATGTTTTGTTCCTCGAGTCCCCTGCCGGGGTGGGATTTTCTTACTCAAATAAAACATCTGATTATGATGCCAGCGGGGATAGAATAACAGCTGCAGATAATTATGTGTTTTTGGTGAATTGGTTGGAGAGATTTCCAGAATACAAGGACAGAGAGTTTTATATTTCTGGTGAAAGCTATGCAGGGCATTATGTACCTCAACTTGCGCATACTATTCTTTACCATAATAAGAGGGCTAACAAGACAATTATAAACCTCAAGGGCATAAtggtaactctctctctcgtgaAGTAAAAATCTATTGCTAATAATAATTGGAATTTAGACTCTATTTGGTGCTATATTCTTGGATTCTTGGTAGTTAGTGAAAGTTGTAATTGTAAAGGTCTTGGGAAAATGCTTTGCATTGGTCCCTCTAGCATGTGGCCAAATGCCCACATTTGGTGGAGGAAAATACTTTCCTATTTGTCATCATATATCTCTTTTAGTCTTAGTTTCTCATAATTCTTGGTCTAGTCATTATcatttctgtttttgattCCTGTGGTTGCACATGCTGTGGGCTGGCCCTTTGGTTCCTTTGGTTCGGGCCATGTGATCATGCCCATTGCCTACCTTTTGTTGGTATAAAATTTGCTTATTGTATGTTGTAATGCAAGCATCAAGTCGAATATGGTTGAGTATAAATCCATAAATTgggtaaagaaacaaaaaagttctACGTATTGGGAGGTGTGTATCGGGCTCATACAATATTAGGGAAGAAATTTACTATTGTTACGTCTCTAGTTTGGTTCTCAAAATGAAACTCTCATGTCTAATCTCAGAATATGGGAATGGAAGATGTTCATTTGCCGATTCTAGGAACACTAACAAATGATGGTCAtttaatgtcattttcttttattcccatgtttggtttgtgtagtattaagaataaaataatgttCTATTTccgataaatttttttggccatttattttttacttctaATTGTCACCCTTCTTGGGTAAGTAAAAATTTATTTGGCGCATGATGCAGATTGGAAATGCAGTGATTAACGATGAAACTGATTCAAGAGGAATGTACGACTACTTAGCAAGCCACGCCGTCATTTCGGATCAAACTgcaaacaaaatcaacaaatatTGTGATTTTTCACCCAATGCCACAACGCAGCCTAAGGAGTGCACTGATGCCACTGATGCTGCCGCTAAGGATACCTATTACATTGACATTTACAATATCTATGCCTCCTCATGCGTTTCCTCCAACGTCActgcaaaacccaaaaaggcTTCAGTGAGTTAAAAACAACGCCCTTAATTATATTACATGTAGATATTTAATCTCTGCTGTTTTCAAAACATTTTGTTGTGTTGAACTGCCGAGCTGCAGATATTCGAATTCGACCCGTGCAGCGAGTACTATGCTTATGCTTATTTGAACCGGCCAGACGTTCAACAAGCTCTCCATGCCAATGTCACTAAACTCACACATGACTGGGAACCATGCAGTGATGTTATCACAAACTGGAGCGATGGTGCATCGACCGTACTGCCCCTTTTAAAAGAGTTCCTGGCTAATGATGTTCGAGTGTGGATTTTTAGGTGAAATTTTGAtgcccttcttcttcttcatcatattAAACTTGCAATTTGCCTTTCTGGAGTTTCAGTATTTGAAATGTAAAGCTAATACCAGCTCATTCTTATCGAAATAATGAGTGCAGTGGAGACATAGATGCAAGGGTACCAGTCACTTCAACAAAATATTCTATTGAAAAGCTGAATCTTCCAATAAAGACTGAATGGCATGCTTGGTTTCTTGGTGGAGAGGTAGCTTCTCAtttctccatctttttattgtCCTTGGATTTTCAAAACCACTGGTGTGAATTATTTTggatgttttatttatatatatatatttgtcttGTGCAACAGGTTGGTGGTTACACACAAGTGTATGGAGAGCTAACATTTGCTACAGTGAGAGGGGCAGGGCACCAAGTGCCAAGCTATCAGCCTGCAAGAGGACTTTCCCTCATCAAGCACTTCCTTGATGGCACACCACTCCCTGATACTACAAGATATACctaatttctttaaatatttCTAGCTATCAGAATGTCATTACCTTGTTACTAATTTTTTAGTCCACACAAGGTCACTTGATTTCTCGCTCTTCTagttgtaatttattttcattgattAATAAAAGTTCATAACAATTGCTTTTTTAATTGAAGCCCCTACCCCCCTAAAGATCGTCTTGTAAGTTGTAAAGTTAGTCCAAAATACCCAAACTATCTATAAGTGGCGGAGTCAGAAATTGATATTAGAGGGCTTGcgaaatataaaatttgaaaggaaTGAGAGCATAAACACTACAAAGTTCTAGTGGAGCTTCTACgcattatttttctaaaccTGTTAGTACGAAAATTGTATTggcatttcctagactctagcataggttgaAAATTAGTATGTGAGGAATTGTTACTGGATGTTTTGACACAACTCATTCAATCCCATATTTCTAAGGCATAACTTGACCGATATGAGAAACTTAACAacaggtaaatcatgacataatcatgcattcacAATAGGATTTATAATTGAAGTTATTTTCAATGTCATTgtgatttaagttaaaatattaGTGGTTCCTATAGTGACGTCCACCATGCTCATCTCCTAATTAACTTGTTTTAGGAGATAAttgtttctttataaaaatggATGTTTGGTGTCCTCACTAAGAGTCCATATTGAATCACAATTCATATTCATCATAagatagtattttattttatgtttggcttcttaataaacacaccATATTGCATCAGGTTTTGTAAGGATCGTTGAATAAGGTTGAAAGTCTTTGTTGAATAGGATTCGTGGTCACGTAGGTTTCTCTTGGGTGAGAGAACCTGTTTTGAATAAAACCAAAGGGCTTTCTACGTATTAAACTTTTGATATATTGAATTTGTTTGAGAAAGCTGTTGTGGTTAATTTCTTCGGTAAGTCATCAAGTGCTCTCTCGTTGCTTGGTGATTTATCGAATCTTTTCATAATTCATATTGCATGCATACGAACgtcggtgactcatacggttgagggCACCAAGAATGTTGTGGCGTTTATCTTTCGgtgagcttgaagcaatcgcGACCAATATTGCATTCATCATAAGAAGTTTCGAAGATCATCCTGTGAGAGAAGTTGAGTTACACAGAAGTCGGTAAACTTTATCTAGATTGAGTTTAGGATAAGTGTGTgggtacttcttgtaatctcaattctatagtggatttgttCTGGACCAAAAagtcccgtggattttccGAATAGTTGTgattttaccacgtaaaataaatATCTGCGTGTTTTTTTACTTTAAGATCTGCACATTTCAAGATTACTAAAGAAAGGACATGCCACTTGGctggggaaaagaaaagattacTTACTGCATCAGACATGAAAGCTCGATATGGGTTGTAGGAAATATGAGTGCtaaattgctataaaataatcaaataaacactacaaacaaaacaaatttttacaacagtagtatgtaattaaaagaaccttaattgagtcgaggcaagtgttggacactctgaccttaagacgaattacgcCCCACACTAGTGCTTATGGTTCACTAGCGTTCGCCTCCTAGGATACAACGGCTCCCTTCcttatgaaagaagcactgcaattcacaaggaactttgaaccaaaattatgCAGGAACCTCTCTTTATGAAGACTCTAATGCTTTCTATATGTGAAAGTCTGTATGTAGAGGATTAAACTGAATTCATAAAACTGTAGGaggattgctctatttatagatgatgaaataccctTTCTAAAAAGGTATCTTaatctgaaaaggcaaacaatgcatcccttggtctgaagagttgtcaccccaaacaatgcatcccttggtttgaagagttgtcaccccccATGTGAAGATGTCTTTAACCCAAGAGCCATGTCTTTAACCCAgtggattttattaatttccattcaaataggaaaatcaatattagttaatattaaaatttccAACAATCCCCCACATGAATGGAAATTGACTCAACAACatgcaaacaaaaaatgaagacaCTAGAGAGAGTCCCTATTAGAAGAATACTGCATCCGGATAGCTTTTGGCCTTGAACCTTCCATAGTGGAATACTATCGGATTTACTTGGCTAATCAGTGAACGTGATGTCTTGAACTGTTCAGCCGTTTGTGTAAACCCAGACAATAGCACTCACACAATATCCTCCTAAACATATTTGGTTCGATCGGTTGTGCTCGTTTTGGCCCTGAGCAATTCCTGGTATTCATGAGAGCTTTAGAGAATTCAAGCCTTAAAAAATTCTCATAGAAACGGCCTCATTTCACACTCACATAGGTGACTTCCTATTAAGAGTATCATGCACTACCCCACTCGGATTTCCAAGCTATAGGAATCATTAAAATGAAAGATTACCCTAAAACACGCTACAGGCAGCACTGTTTCATCATAGGATATGGGTAGGAGATGTAATCTCAGCAGTGCTACTACTTAGTCAACCATAATTTGGTTGTCCCTTTTGAACCTAGATCTTGGGATCTCCAGTCAGCTAGGTTGGGTATCCACTATGGAGACTTTAAATATTTAGGCTTATACTCCCCATTCCCCTCGATGATCAACTAACTCTCTAGTCTGACCTTTAAATATTGGATCCACTAGGTTGACTATGAACTGATGGTGTGCACATTCCATcttatgaaattatattcattCGAGAGTAgttgttttcaaaaaattccTCCATGTGTTTTGTTGGGAATTACTAAGTAATTTGCCAACTCTTCGGTGGACTTCCCCCACATTTAAGGTATTTGTAGGGTCTTCAACCTTTTTATAccttaaaataaacattattcttctcttttaaagAGCAAAGTACTTTTCCATTCTTACACAAATATGAGATTACAAAGATAGTAAAGCCACCCCACAATTCTCTTACAATTGTGGTTGCTATTAAACTACCAATGAAATTTCATACCTTAAACTTTGCATATTACGTCTAGTGCAATTTTGCAATAGACCCCCACATTTTCGGATTCTCAACATTTGTGTAATTTTGTTACACATATGAATATCCTTTAGGAAATTTCGAAGCCACTTTACTCATCATTTCCttttaatggaaattttcCCTTTCATACAGACCATTGTAGTTTGAAGCCTCATAATTAGAAACTGAATTCTACAAAATAGGGCTTTATCCCCATATTTCAGTTGTTGTCTTTGTAAGACGGAGAAATACATGTTTCTGGTCATTTCAACACTACTTCTCTTCTTGGAAGTATTCATCAATTGTGTTTGTCAAATATAGATAATACACTGACATGTTTTCCCTCTTTAGAAAATttgcaaaaaccaaatatttgcaaTCTTTCTATATGCAATCCAATATATCAATTGCGTATCTTGATGTCAACCCAATGGTTCATAAACATACGTTTATATAACAAGCACTATATGCTTCTTAATGTATTTGATCTGTAGAATTCATGCATCATTTATGAATGCAAAATTTATATGAATAGTCAGAAGCCCAACAAATGGATTTAAAAGCCTATAACCGTTAGAAactgaaaatcaaatttctaGTTGGATCACGTCCAGACACAATGGCTTCATTTTATATAGACAGGAAATGGTCCAACATGCATACATAATTTTagattgtaaaaaaaaattttacaaCCCACTTGATTCAAGTTTATTCTTCACATGTTGACCATGAATTTACCAACTAGTGAAATAGATGCAACGgttaaaacaaacaattaaaatatagCAACTACACCATAATAATTCGTCTTAAGATTGTAGGAAACATGAGTGCtaaattgctataaaataatcaaataaacactacaaacaaaacaaatttttacaacagtagtatgtaattaaaagaaccttaattgagtcgaggcaagtgttggacactctgaccttaagacgaattacgcCCCACACTGGTGCTTGTGGTTCACTAGCGTTCGCCTCCTAGGATACAACGACTCCCTTCcttatgaaagaagcactgcaattcacaaggaactttgaaccaaaattatgCAGGAACCTCTCTTTATGAAGACTCTAATGCTTTCTATATGTGAAAGTCTGTATGTAGAGGATTAAACTGAATTCATAAAACTGTAGGaggattgctctatttatagatgatgaaataccctTTCTAAAAAGGTATCTTaatctgaaaaggcaaacaatgcatcccttggtctgaagagttgtcaccccaaacaatgcatcccttggtttgaagagttgtcactcCCCATGTGAAGATGTCTTTAACCCAAGAGCcatgtctttaacccaatggattttattaatttccattcaaataggaaaatcaatattagttaatattaaaatttccAACATCTTCAACTATGGGGGATTGCTGTCAAGGTGCTTATGGTTCCTTgttgttagagagagagagagagagagagagagagagagagagagagagagagagagagagagagagagagagagagagagagagagagagagagagagagagagagagagagagagagagagagagagagagagagagagagagagagtgagtgagagacgAGGACAACGATGACGCCATAGCGGTAGTCGTCGTCATCGATTTGGTGAGGACAACAGGAGTgagagagattgagagagagaggaggcgAGTGTGAGTTAgggctgagagagagagagagagagacgaatGGGAGTGAGTGAGTTAGGTTAGGTTACTTAGTGAGGGTAATGATCCAGTGCAAGCAGACTCCGCATAAACTCTTCTTTGGGCCAATTAGACAATGACACATggaaaatgcatatataattacATATTATGCAGTTCGGTTCAGGTCCACCGGTTTAAAATTTTTTGGACCCGAAGCTTGAATCGAAGTCAACGGTTCGGGTCAGGTTCagtgttgacttttttggtttggTCAAAAAAtccttctttttcaatttggtttggtttggtttagcCGATTCATTCAGTAAATCGGTTTttatgcccacccctacttaaAGTCACGAGTCCCACAATTTAATTTacattcaattattaaataaataaataaatatggctCATTTATGTACTTTCCCCTTGTGGTTTCAAAGTTGTCTCAGATTGCCACATGTTCTTTGAAACGTCTCAAAATACCACATACACTTTTAATAACCGACTCACGTTACCTATTCCGTCAGTATTAAGAGACATTCCGTTACGTGATGTGGTCCCCACTTCTTGGAGTATTTAGCCGAACCAATTCAAATAATCTCCTTTTGTCCAAAGCCCAATTCACAATTTCCATATGTGCTCTTTTGGTCTTCATCACCCTCCTCCTCTCAACCTTTGAACCCACAACCAAGCCTCACCCAGTCATCACAATAGCCTCCAAAAGATTTCTCTCCCAAAAATCTCCAACCACCATCAACACATACTCCAAATTACTCATAAACCATTCATGTAATGGAACGTCTCTTAATACTGACAGAATAGGTAACGTGAGATAGTTAATAAAAGTGTAGGTGGTATTTTAAGACGTTTCAAAGAATGTGGTAATCTTAGATAACTTTGAAAACACAAGGAgcatgtacataaataatttttcaacACAATTAGAATAGCTTTGTACAAGAAATAATCTGATAAGCTTGAGCTTTACTTCTTGATCAGGCAAACTCCTAGAGTCCATTATGATTAGAAGACCACACTTTGTGAATTAAGACAATGAATTGTCTTACAATTAAGAGCTATGGACAAACGCATAGAGTATACTCCAATTATTTGGACATTACAAAATTGATTGAGCTCTATTTTTAGATGATTTGGCAAGATATATTTGGTTGATTCTTGCCAGGAATTTTGAGGTGCCAAAACGATGCGTAATGAATTGGAGTTACAATACTTCTAGCCATCCCTCAccaactcttttttgtttttcttattaaaacaaattctgttttgcttttgttttgaattttcaatcaTGCCAATTCTATAGGCATCAAAGCAATCCATGATTTCATGATGTTGAcatgagtctcctaattaatcaaggagatttacttccttgattaattaagcgAATtactttctaattttttatataaatgataaatcattgtacaattaggagatacttttctaattctttattgtatctaattccttgtaagACCCTCATGTAAACtactatatatacctccttatggagaagaataaaaaaaaacctaatgcactcaaaccatattcatatttt
Above is a window of Prunus persica cultivar Lovell chromosome G2, Prunus_persica_NCBIv2, whole genome shotgun sequence DNA encoding:
- the LOC18787422 gene encoding serine carboxypeptidase-like 40; translation: MTVKMQNKSCLLLFLVLILSCFIAQILGNKQSQALAQLYKSKLKEGAGIDTSQFKAILHDNGAKIHPQEGLKEKDRIDSLPGQPHVNFSQYGGYVTVDKEAGRALFYYFVEAEKAKDSSRLLLWLNGGPGCSSLGYGAMLELGPFRIHSDGKTLYRNRFSWNYAANVLFLESPAGVGFSYSNKTSDYDASGDRITAADNYVFLVNWLERFPEYKDREFYISGESYAGHYVPQLAHTILYHNKRANKTIINLKGIMIGNAVINDETDSRGMYDYLASHAVISDQTANKINKYCDFSPNATTQPKECTDATDAAAKDTYYIDIYNIYASSCVSSNVTAKPKKASIFEFDPCSEYYAYAYLNRPDVQQALHANVTKLTHDWEPCSDVITNWSDGASTVLPLLKEFLANDVRVWIFSGDIDARVPVTSTKYSIEKLNLPIKTEWHAWFLGGEVGGYTQVYGELTFATVRGAGHQVPSYQPARGLSLIKHFLDGTPLPDTTRYT